The genomic region ATTCCGGATCGTCCTCGACAACAAGGATATCGCTGCCGCCACGGGCCGCGTCGGGATCCGCGGGCTTGCTCTCGGGCCGCTGGGACGCTAGCGGCCGGTCAGCTCCGCTTCGTCGCATGTCGATATCGACCGTGAAGACCGATCCCTTGCCGGGCACAGAGCGCACACTAACCTGATGGCCGAGCAAGCGACCCAACCGCTGAACGATCGAGAGACCGAGGCCCAGGCCGCGACTCCGCTCGCGCGCGGCGTTATCGAGCTGATGGAATTCGCCGAATATTGCTTGGTAGTCCTTCTCGGGAATCCCGATTCCTGTGTCCCAGACCTGAATCGTTAGCCGGTCTTTGTGCCGGCGGCAGCCCAGGAGCACCTTCCCATTTTCGGTGTACTTTAATGCATTGCCGAGGAGATTGCGGATCATCTGTTCGAGTAGGCGCGGATCACTATCTATCGAAGCCCCGCACGCGACGACGCGAAGCTCGATATTTCTGTCCTTCGCGAGATAGGTGAATTCGTCCCTTAGGCGATTGAGAAGTTCATTGATTGGAAACCTGACGACTTCACCGCGGACGATACCGGCCTCGATCTGATTGATATCGAGCAGCGCGTTCAACATGCCCGACATGGCAGCCAACGTCTCCTCGATCCGCCCGACGAGCTTCCGAGCTTTCTCGCCTTCAACGACCTTGGCCAATAGACCCTGGATCAGTGCGAGGGATTGCAGCGGCTGACGCAAATCGTGGCTGGCGACGGCCAGAAACCGCGATTTTGCGAGATTTGCCGAATCGGCTTGCTGCTTAGCCGCTTCCAGCGCCTTCGATGTCTCTTTGCGGCCGGTCACGTTGTCAAACGTAATGACGACGCCTTCGATGCCATTGTCCTGCGTGCGGTATGGCAGGATGCGCCTGCCATACCACTCGCCACTGTTGGCTTCGATTTCCCGCTCTATGGGCTTGAGAGTTTGTAGGACCGTTCGGGCATCCTTCAGAAGGAATCGATCGGAAGCGAGTGAGCTGAGGTCGGCGAGCGGGCGTCCGATGTCACCGGGGATCACATTGAACAGGGATTTCGTCGCCGGCGTAAAAAAGCGGATGTTGAGTTGGGTATCAAGAAACAGGGTCGCGACATCGGTACTGTACAAAATATTTTGTAGATCGTTCGATGTCGTGCGTTGCCGGTCCAGCGTCTCCTGTAGCTGACTGTTAAGGGCGGTCAGCTCCTCGTTCAGCGACTGCAATTCCTCTTTGGAGGTTAGCAGCTCTTCATTCGTCGACTGAAACTCTTCATTAACGGAAAGAGCTTCTTCGTTGATCGCCTTCTGCTCTTCACCCGAGATCTCGAGATTGTGGATCGCGCCTTCAAGTTCCGTTCGCGTCGCATCGAGCTCCTTCTCAAGCTCTATGACGCGGGGAACGTCTCCAGCGGGAGATCGCCGAGCCTCTTTGCTGTCATCCAGAGGTTGGTCGATAAAGCAGATTAGCAGGAGCTCTTCGCCATCGCTCGACGTTGGCTGCACAGCGATACTATATGCCTGCGCATCATGGTTTCCCCCGATGCGCCCGCCCTGCACGACGATGCGCGCATTTTCTTGAATGGCTCTCTGAATTGCCGAGCGGAGCTTCGTACGCATGCCCTCGCGGGCCATAGTGAGCAGGTCGTGCATCGGGCGGCCCGACGCGATTTTTAGATAGCGATCAGTCGGCCCAAGGTAATAGAGGCACTCGTACTTGCGATTAATCAAGACCGCGGCAGGAGCATACGTCTCGATGACCAATTGCTTGCAGAGGTCGGCCAAGGCGGCTTGGCGCGACGAAACAGGATCCACAGCCAATCGCAAAGCCGATCGCGTCGCGCCACCGGCGTTCCTCGAAAATCCGAAATCTCCCTGATGGTTTCGACCGACGCGCCGATAGAGCCTGGTCGCCTTCGAAACCACCGCGAAGCGGCCGTCGCCGCTTCCGACCGTCTCCGAACTACCAAGAAGCAGCAGGCCGCCCTCTCGGAGAGCGAAATGGAAAGCCGACATGGCTTTTGCCTGGGCCTCGGTCTGCAAATAGATGAGGAGATTACGGCAGGATACAAAGTCAATGCGCGAGAACGGCGGATCGGTCAGCACATCCTGCACAGTGAAGACCACTATTGCTCGTAGCGCAGGCGACACCCGGTAGCTGCGGTCCTCTTTGGAAAAAAAGCGAGCGAGCCTCTCCGGCGACACGTCGGCCTGAATGGATTCGGGATAAAGGCCCTCGCGGGCGCTCGCAACCGCGTCAGTATCGACGTCGGAAGCAAAAACCTGGAGTTTGATGTTGCGATTGGATGCTGCGATGCCTTCAAGAAAAAGCATCGCAACGGAATACGTCTCCTCCCCGGTGCTGCAGCCGGCGACCCAGACGCGTAGTGCCTGATCGATAGGATGTTCCTTAATCAGTTCCGGTATGGTCGTCTCGGCGAGGAACTTAAAGACTTCCGGGTCGCGAAAGAAATTCGTGACATTTATGAGCAGGTCCTTGGCCAGGAGCTCAAGTTCATTCGAGTCGCCGTGCAGAACATCAAGATATTTCTTCATACCGTTGGTCCCGATCGAAAGCATGGCCATACGCCGCTCGATCCGCCGCTGGAGGGTACCTCTCTTGTACAGCGTGAAATCGTGATCCGTTTTCGCGCGCAACAGATCGATGATCTCGGATAGCCAATCCAGTGCAGACGCTGTTCTCGTGGCGTCGCCTTGCGTCCGCGCAATTGCAATCTGCCGGGCGCGGTCGATCAGTGCACTCCCGATCTCCGCGACGGGCAGAATAAAATCGACCATGCCCGTTGAGATCGCGCCGCGCGGCATGCCATCGTAGCCGGCTTCTTCGGGATTCTGGGCGATCACCAATCCGCCGTTTTGTTTCACGGCCTTGAGCCCGAGACTGCCATCGGCCCCGGTGCCGGAAAGAATAACGCAGACAGCGAGCGGGCCAAAGTCATCGGCCATCGAGCGCAAGAGGAAATCAAACGGCAGCCGGGCGCCGTGCCGCTCCTGCGGTTGCGACACGTGCAGCACGCCGTCGCCGACAGAGAGATAAGTTCCGGGGGGAATAACATAGAGATGGTCGCGCTCGATCGACATTCCCTCTTTTGCCTGCCGGACGCTCATCGACGTCGATCCGGACAACAAATCGACCATCATGCT from Hyphomicrobium sp. MC1 harbors:
- a CDS encoding chemotaxis protein CheB — protein: MPTDKLPPVKVTGPPASAQAVPARGPPSDSLVFPIVGIGASAGGLEACRKLIGGLPASNGMAFILIQHLDPTHESMMVDLLSGSTSMSVRQAKEGMSIERDHLYVIPPGTYLSVGDGVLHVSQPQERHGARLPFDFLLRSMADDFGPLAVCVILSGTGADGSLGLKAVKQNGGLVIAQNPEEAGYDGMPRGAISTGMVDFILPVAEIGSALIDRARQIAIARTQGDATRTASALDWLSEIIDLLRAKTDHDFTLYKRGTLQRRIERRMAMLSIGTNGMKKYLDVLHGDSNELELLAKDLLINVTNFFRDPEVFKFLAETTIPELIKEHPIDQALRVWVAGCSTGEETYSVAMLFLEGIAASNRNIKLQVFASDVDTDAVASAREGLYPESIQADVSPERLARFFSKEDRSYRVSPALRAIVVFTVQDVLTDPPFSRIDFVSCRNLLIYLQTEAQAKAMSAFHFALREGGLLLLGSSETVGSGDGRFAVVSKATRLYRRVGRNHQGDFGFSRNAGGATRSALRLAVDPVSSRQAALADLCKQLVIETYAPAAVLINRKYECLYYLGPTDRYLKIASGRPMHDLLTMAREGMRTKLRSAIQRAIQENARIVVQGGRIGGNHDAQAYSIAVQPTSSDGEELLLICFIDQPLDDSKEARRSPAGDVPRVIELEKELDATRTELEGAIHNLEISGEEQKAINEEALSVNEEFQSTNEELLTSKEELQSLNEELTALNSQLQETLDRQRTTSNDLQNILYSTDVATLFLDTQLNIRFFTPATKSLFNVIPGDIGRPLADLSSLASDRFLLKDARTVLQTLKPIEREIEANSGEWYGRRILPYRTQDNGIEGVVITFDNVTGRKETSKALEAAKQQADSANLAKSRFLAVASHDLRQPLQSLALIQGLLAKVVEGEKARKLVGRIEETLAAMSGMLNALLDINQIEAGIVRGEVVRFPINELLNRLRDEFTYLAKDRNIELRVVACGASIDSDPRLLEQMIRNLLGNALKYTENGKVLLGCRRHKDRLTIQVWDTGIGIPEKDYQAIFGEFHQLDNAARERSRGLGLGLSIVQRLGRLLGHQVSVRSVPGKGSVFTVDIDMRRSGADRPLASQRPESKPADPDAARGGSDILVVEDDPELRQLLELLLEGEGHRAVTAPDGVAAQAMLERRAIRPDLILTDFNLPNGLNGLQLATALRKKFELKTPVIILTGDISTETLRDIAGANCVQLNKPVNVQELISAIQRLLPAPRSQMPAVARNAATVSGATAPVIYVVDDDGNVRDAIRSVLEDEGWAVEDFACCEAFLEAYHAGGEACLLVDAYLPGMSGLELLSRLHQAAHRLPAIMMTGNSDVQIAVQAMKAGASDFVEKPIGRHALLDSIQRAFEQSRDANKLVAWQKSAASQIAELTPRQRQIMDLVLAGHPSKNIAADLGISQRTVENHRAEIMTRTGAKSLPALARLALAAARTAQADV